In Nocardia asteroides, the following proteins share a genomic window:
- a CDS encoding class I SAM-dependent methyltransferase yields MSDTTVRTAYSAINELYIDLFGSPTDLPPDDSAFVLRHLAGTDGPVLDLGCGPGHFTQTLHAAGLAATGIDLVPEFIAHAASRYPGIPFRVDSIRAIDAPTGSIGGLLAWFSLIHFTPGELPAVLAEFARVLAPGGRLVLGFFDTDEPVEVFAHKVTPAYRWPVDTMAAVLADAGFTEIDRFERPATDDMRRYAALATSRRQPEGGHG; encoded by the coding sequence GTGTCCGACACCACCGTCCGAACGGCCTACAGCGCGATCAACGAGCTGTACATCGACCTGTTCGGCTCCCCCACCGACCTGCCTCCCGACGACTCCGCGTTCGTCCTGCGCCACCTCGCCGGCACCGACGGCCCGGTGCTCGACCTCGGCTGCGGACCAGGCCATTTCACCCAGACACTGCACGCGGCGGGTCTGGCGGCCACCGGTATCGACCTCGTCCCGGAGTTCATCGCCCACGCCGCGTCCCGCTATCCCGGGATCCCGTTCCGGGTCGACTCGATCCGCGCCATCGACGCGCCGACGGGGTCGATCGGCGGCCTGCTGGCCTGGTTCTCGCTGATCCACTTCACACCGGGCGAACTGCCCGCCGTGCTGGCCGAATTCGCCCGGGTGCTGGCGCCGGGCGGGCGGCTGGTGCTCGGCTTCTTCGACACCGACGAGCCGGTGGAGGTGTTCGCGCACAAGGTCACGCCCGCCTACCGCTGGCCGGTCGACACCATGGCCGCGGTGCTGGCCGACGCCGGATTCACCGAAATCGACCGGTTCGAGCGCCCGGCCACCGACGACATGCGCCGCTACGCCGCGCTGGCGACCTCACGCCGTCAACCCGAGGGCGGTCACGGGTAA
- a CDS encoding alpha/beta fold hydrolase, which produces MSIRTITQVGERRVPVVTGDGVELAVREYGSRAAELTVVLIHGHCLRTESWAGVRDALLRDYPGARVVCYDHRGHGESAVAPRQTYHLEQLGDDLHTVLDAVAPTGPVVLVGHSMGGMTVLTYVSRYRHEIGTRIVGVGLVATAASGLADAGFGRLLRNPIISVFQAAVRRAPRLMQRAKVLACKVFAPVVRTAEFGDRTVSPRVLALAEAMHNATSIVTMATFLSAFKTFDRTDALADLSTVPTLVLCGSADLMTPASHSVAMAAAVDYADFVLIEGAGHSVILEQPAQVAAAIARLVGRARTADRAELALAA; this is translated from the coding sequence ATGAGCATCAGGACAATCACCCAGGTCGGGGAACGTCGGGTGCCGGTCGTGACCGGAGACGGCGTGGAACTCGCCGTGCGCGAGTACGGCAGCCGCGCCGCGGAGCTGACGGTGGTACTCATTCACGGGCACTGCCTGCGCACCGAATCCTGGGCCGGCGTCCGCGACGCGCTGCTGCGTGACTACCCCGGCGCGCGGGTGGTCTGCTACGACCACCGCGGCCACGGCGAGTCCGCCGTCGCGCCGCGTCAGACCTACCACCTCGAACAGCTCGGCGACGACCTGCACACGGTGCTCGACGCCGTCGCGCCCACCGGGCCGGTGGTGCTGGTGGGGCATTCGATGGGCGGGATGACCGTGCTCACCTACGTCAGCCGGTATCGGCACGAGATCGGTACCCGCATCGTCGGCGTGGGGCTGGTGGCGACGGCCGCCAGCGGGCTGGCCGACGCCGGCTTCGGCCGCCTGCTGCGCAACCCGATCATCTCCGTGTTCCAGGCCGCCGTCCGGCGCGCGCCGCGGCTGATGCAGCGTGCGAAGGTGCTGGCCTGCAAGGTTTTCGCGCCGGTGGTGCGGACCGCGGAGTTCGGTGACCGCACGGTGAGCCCGCGGGTGCTGGCGCTGGCCGAGGCCATGCACAACGCCACCTCGATCGTCACCATGGCGACCTTCCTGAGCGCGTTCAAGACCTTCGACCGCACCGACGCGCTGGCCGACCTGTCGACCGTGCCCACCCTGGTGCTGTGCGGCTCGGCCGACCTGATGACGCCCGCTTCGCACTCGGTCGCCATGGCCGCCGCCGTCGACTACGCCGACTTCGTCCTGATCGAGGGCGCGGGCCACTCGGTCATCCTCGAGCAGCCCGCCCAGGTCGCCGCGGCCATCGCCCGCCTGGTCGGCCGCGCGCGCACCGCCGACCGCGCCGAACTGGCCCTCGCCGCCTGA
- a CDS encoding DoxX family membrane protein, which yields MPIKPVRRVARTLLATTFVAGGINALLNPKPRAAAATALADKGRADLPDSLAARVPDNPDVLIKVNAAAQIVGGLVLASGRAPRPAAFVLAATVIPGTITEQDFWAEPDPDRRAAKRVGFLKDLGLLGGLLITASDTAGKPSLGWRARQALSRRESRVAAESAALVGAAKLRGAQVADAAGEQGAHLADLARERGPELAEAARERGAHWAEVAKDRGPELAEAARERGAQWADVAKDRGPELAEAARDKTAQWAEVAKDRGPELAEAARERSAHLAEVAQERGPELAAVARERGVHLAEVARERGAQLAEVAKERAPELAEAARERGSHLLEVALARGSHAAEVVRDRAEKLEEAAKERRSAH from the coding sequence ATGCCGATCAAGCCTGTCCGCCGCGTTGCCCGCACCCTGCTGGCGACCACATTCGTCGCCGGGGGCATCAACGCCTTGCTGAATCCGAAACCGCGCGCCGCCGCGGCCACCGCGCTGGCCGACAAGGGCCGGGCCGACCTGCCCGACTCCCTGGCCGCCCGCGTCCCCGACAACCCGGACGTGCTGATCAAGGTCAACGCCGCCGCGCAGATCGTCGGCGGGCTGGTCCTGGCCAGCGGCCGGGCACCCCGCCCCGCCGCGTTCGTCCTCGCGGCGACCGTCATTCCGGGCACCATCACCGAACAGGACTTCTGGGCCGAGCCGGATCCGGATCGCCGGGCCGCCAAGCGCGTCGGCTTCCTGAAGGATCTGGGGCTGCTCGGTGGCCTGCTGATCACCGCGTCCGACACCGCGGGCAAGCCGTCGCTCGGCTGGCGCGCCAGGCAGGCGCTGTCGCGGCGCGAGTCGCGCGTGGCCGCCGAGAGCGCGGCCCTCGTCGGCGCCGCCAAGCTGCGCGGCGCCCAGGTGGCCGACGCGGCCGGCGAACAGGGCGCCCACCTGGCCGACCTCGCCCGCGAGCGCGGCCCGGAGCTGGCCGAGGCCGCCCGCGAACGCGGTGCGCACTGGGCCGAGGTCGCCAAGGACCGTGGCCCGGAGCTGGCCGAAGCCGCCCGGGAGCGCGGTGCCCAGTGGGCGGACGTCGCGAAGGATCGCGGGCCGGAGCTCGCCGAGGCGGCCAGGGACAAGACCGCGCAGTGGGCCGAGGTCGCGAAGGATCGCGGACCCGAACTGGCCGAAGCCGCCAGGGAGCGCAGCGCGCACCTGGCCGAGGTCGCGCAGGAGCGTGGACCGGAGCTGGCCGCCGTGGCGCGGGAACGCGGCGTGCACCTGGCCGAGGTCGCGCGGGAACGCGGTGCGCAGCTGGCCGAGGTGGCCAAGGAGCGGGCGCCCGAGCTGGCCGAGGCCGCGCGGGAACGCGGTTCCCATCTGCTGGAGGTGGCGCTGGCGCGTGGCTCGCACGCGGCCGAGGTCGTGCGCGACCGGGCGGAGAAGCTGGAGGAGGCGGCCAAGGAACGGCGGTCCGCGCACTGA
- a CDS encoding helix-turn-helix transcriptional regulator, translated as MCAGEDWAQRISQALAPVRVEVGARQRPRGRIAAQRFAGFDLAVLRAGPQTLHSVPDDASGGDVLVSIQFEGQAEAEHAGRTIAVGPGDLVVYRAGDPFRWTMREDWAQVLLRLPLDTLADGAITALPLHLPATGAAEVIARFFAGVAELRQPEHAAALAVGGLDMVRAVVAAARTPVLAEKPGRALSRGQVLVFLRRHFTDPELTVDGIARGCLVSRRTLHRAFESLGTSPAAMLRGMRVRHARQLLLRDRARSVARVAEASGFASVRQFYRAFRLETGMTPGQFRVVRTGARLPVTALGLTA; from the coding sequence ATGTGTGCTGGAGAGGACTGGGCGCAGCGGATATCGCAGGCGCTGGCGCCGGTCCGGGTGGAAGTCGGCGCGCGGCAGCGGCCACGCGGCCGGATCGCCGCGCAACGATTCGCCGGCTTCGATCTGGCCGTGCTGCGGGCAGGTCCGCAGACGCTGCACTCGGTGCCCGACGACGCCTCCGGTGGCGATGTACTCGTGAGCATCCAATTCGAAGGACAGGCGGAAGCCGAGCACGCCGGGCGCACGATCGCGGTCGGCCCCGGCGATTTGGTCGTCTACCGCGCCGGCGATCCGTTCCGCTGGACCATGCGCGAGGACTGGGCCCAGGTGCTGTTGCGGCTGCCCCTGGACACGCTCGCCGACGGCGCGATCACGGCCCTCCCGCTGCACCTGCCCGCCACCGGCGCGGCCGAGGTGATCGCGCGATTCTTCGCCGGTGTCGCGGAACTGCGCCAGCCCGAGCACGCGGCGGCGCTGGCGGTGGGCGGCCTCGACATGGTCCGCGCGGTGGTCGCCGCCGCGCGCACGCCGGTGCTCGCCGAGAAGCCGGGGCGGGCGCTGTCGCGTGGGCAGGTGCTGGTGTTCCTGCGCAGGCATTTCACCGATCCGGAACTGACCGTCGACGGGATCGCGCGCGGCTGCCTGGTCTCGCGGCGCACGCTGCATCGGGCCTTCGAGTCGCTGGGGACCAGCCCGGCGGCCATGCTGCGCGGGATGCGCGTGCGTCACGCCAGGCAGCTGCTGCTGCGAGACCGGGCGCGGTCGGTCGCCCGGGTGGCCGAGGCGAGCGGGTTCGCCTCGGTGCGGCAGTTCTATCGCGCCTTCCGGCTCGAGACCGGGATGACGCCGGGACAGTTCCGGGTGGTCAGGACCGGCGCCCGGTTACCCGTGACCGCCCTCGGGTTGACGGCGTGA
- a CDS encoding MarR family winged helix-turn-helix transcriptional regulator, translating into MVDERSRSTDESDDELTPRERLAWRTYLDGKSSLDDIVNRHLEQGHQLGFAEFRILLALHRAPQSALRMSALADRVRVSRGQLTHLVRALEARDFVRRRPDPYDRRGVVAELTRAGTRTVDAALPGYERIVRDHFVDPVTDDALDIVAGAFGRIIRNIADEPGA; encoded by the coding sequence ATGGTGGACGAGCGTTCTCGTTCGACGGACGAGAGCGACGACGAACTGACACCCCGCGAACGACTGGCCTGGCGTACCTACCTCGACGGAAAGTCCTCACTCGACGACATCGTGAACCGCCACCTGGAACAGGGCCATCAGCTCGGTTTCGCCGAATTCCGGATTCTGCTCGCCCTGCACCGCGCACCACAATCCGCTTTGCGCATGAGTGCGCTCGCGGACCGCGTCCGCGTCTCCCGCGGCCAGCTCACCCACCTGGTCCGGGCCCTGGAAGCCCGCGATTTCGTGCGCCGCAGGCCCGACCCGTACGACCGCCGCGGCGTCGTCGCCGAACTCACCCGGGCAGGCACCCGCACGGTCGACGCGGCGTTACCCGGCTACGAAAGAATTGTCCGCGACCACTTCGTGGACCCGGTCACCGACGACGCCCTCGATATCGTCGCGGGCGCCTTCGGCCGAATTATCCGGAATATCGCTGACGAACCCGGCGCATGA